In a genomic window of Suricata suricatta isolate VVHF042 chromosome 12, meerkat_22Aug2017_6uvM2_HiC, whole genome shotgun sequence:
- the LOC115275453 gene encoding zinc finger protein 426-like, whose product MAAIDLTQDLLSRNPPFSHPEENTEVERMVAVWPKNYNQIAVTFEDVAVDFTQEEWLLLDLAQRNLHRSVMLENYQNLVTVGYQQSKPRLVARLEQEELRTVERGVFQEWQSHHQSIESPSLQDFGEGKTAREIQKERTHQGTELSESSQSGRVWSQHLLLKTHMRTENREDIFEHSPYANSFHPLQKGSSRREKLSELNQCGSAPSLTPHSMQESASPAEKSVEYSDCGKTFISHSHFQTHGGIHSGGDIDEWMPPFPNISVPSAGPPVYMQMHTVREPYGCRECGKCYANVKSLYKHSTRFHAGIKPFVCSECGKSFYTSSDLYVHFMTHTGERPYGCKDCGKHFQWPSLLRSHVQTHTGERPYKCMLCGKALSSSSYLNRHLRVHTGEKPFECQECGKCFAWISAFRKHVQSHSGEKPYKCKECGKALSSSSILKAHLRIHTGERPYKCKECGKAFINSSRLNEHLRMHTVDKLYECKECGKSFHFSSSFIGHLKIHTGVKPYQCKECGKAFAWPSFLKRHLRTHSG is encoded by the exons ATGGCAGCCATTGACTTGACCCAGG ATCTTCTTTCTAGGAATCCTCCTTTCTCCCATCCTGAGGAAAACACAGAGGTAGAAAGGATGGTGGCTGTCTGGCCGAAAAATTATAATCAG ATTGCAGTGACCTTTGAGGATGTGGCAGTGGACTTCACCCAGGAGGAGTGGCTATTACTGGACCTCGCTCAGAGAAACCTGCACAGAAGCGTGATGCTGGAGAACTACCAGAACCTGGTCACAGTAG GATATCAACAGTCCAAACCCAGGCTGGTGGCTAGGTTGGAACAAGAAGAGTTGAGGACAGTGGAGAGAGGCGTTTTCCAAG aaTGGCAAAGTCACCATCAAAGCATAGAGTCACCATCGCTCCAGGATTTTGGGGAAGGAAAAACGGCCAGAGAAATTCAAAAA GAAAGGACCCACCAGGGAACAGAGCTCTCTGAGAGTTCGCAGAGTGGGAGAGTCTGGAGCCAACACTTACTCCTTAAGACACACATGAGAACTGAAAACAGAGAGGACATTTTTGAGCACAGTCCGTATGCCAACAGCTTCCATCCTCTGCAGAAGGGAAGCTCTAGGAGAGAGAAGCTTTCTGAATTGAATCAGTGTGGCAGCGCCCCCAGCCTGACTCCACATAGCATGCAGGAGAGCGCCAGTCCGGCAGAGAAGTCTGTTGAATACAGTGACTGTGGGAAGACGTTCATTAGTCACTCCCACTTTCAGACACATGGGGGGATTCACAGTGGTGGAGATATTGATGAATGGATGCctccatttccaaatatttcagtTCCCTCAGCAGGTCCTCCTGTGTATATGCAAATGCACACTGTTAGAGAACCCTATGGATGTAGGGAATGTGGGAAGTGTTATGCAAATGTGAAAAGTCTCTATAAACACAGCACTCGATTTCACGCTGGAATAAAGCCATTTGTATGTAGTGAATGTGGAAAATCTTTCTACACTTCCTCAGACctttatgtacattttatgaCTCACACTGGAGAGAGGCCCTATGGATGTAAAGACTGTGGGAAACACTTCCAGTGGCCCTCACTGCTTCGTAGTCATGTTCAAACTCACACCGGTGAGAGGCCTTATAAATGTATGCTATGTGGGAAGGCCCTCAGTAGTTCCTCATATCTTAATCGTCATTTGAgagttcatactggagagaagcccttTGAATGTCAGGAATGTGGGAAATGCTTCGCCTGGATCTCAGCCTTTCGTAAACATGTTCAAAGTCACAGTGGTGAGAAGCCCTacaaatgtaaggaatgtgggaaagcccTCAGCAGTTCCTCAATTCTTAAAGCACATTtgagaattcacactggagagagGCCATataaatgtaaggaatgtgggaaagccttcattAATTCCTCACGACTTAATGAACATTTGAGAATGCACACTGTAGACAAACTCTATGAATGCAAGGAATGTGGGAAATCCTTCCATTTTTCCTCAAGCTttattggacatttaaaaattcacactGGAGTAAAACCCTATCAGTGTAAGGAATGTGGAAAAGCTTTCGCTTGGCCCTCATTCCTTAAAAGACATTTACGAACTCACAGTGGCTAG
- the LOC115275452 gene encoding zinc finger protein 426-like: MAAIDLTHDLCRDHFPLHEENTEAERMVAVWLKNYHQIAVTFEDVAVDFTQEEWLLLDLAQRNLYRSVMLENYQNLVTVEYQLSKPKLIAWLEQEELRAVEQSMFQEWETGLQIKRSASHQDFTGGKTASEIQTERTHQAAELSDCEQSGKVLKKHFNLKTHLRTQNRENTFECNPYHNGFLTPQKKNCTREKLSELNQCGKTLRLTPHTAYERTSQAEKSLECSDCGKTFISHSHFQAHMRTHSGGGLDEWKPIIRAAVFSAGHPEHVQTHTAPEPHECKQCGKSYADSKCLNNHIIRLHAGIKPFECSECRKVFATSSRLYVHLRIHTGEKPYRCKECGKHFQWPSLLRKHVRIHSGEKPYKCKECGKAVSRSSVLNEHLRIHTGEKPYKCKECGKRFAWLSVLRKHVQTHSGEKPYKCKECGKALSSSSILNEHLRIHTGEKPYKCQECGKAFTNSSRLSVHLRTHTGEKPYQCKECGKAFVWPSVLKKHLRTHSGEKPYECGECEKALGSSSYLHEHLRTHTGEKPFQCGECGEAFRTFSYFHSHLRNHSRE, from the exons atctTTGTAGAGATCATTTTCCCCTTCATGAGGAAAACACAGAGGCAGAAAGGATGGTGGCTGTCTGGCTGAAAAATTATCATCAG ATTGCAGTGACCTTTGAGGATGTGGCAGTGGACTTCACCCAGGAGGAGTGGCTATTACTGGACCTCGCTCAGAGAAACCTGTACAGAAGCGTGATGCTGGAGAACTACCAGAACCTGGTCACAGTAG AGTATCAACTGTCGAAACCTAAGCTGATCGCCTGGCTGGAACAAGAGGAGCTCAGGGCAGTGGAGCAGAGTATGTTCCAAG AATGGGAAACAGGACTTCAAATTAAAAGGTCAGCATCTCACCAGGATTTTACTGGAGGAAAAACAGCCAGTGAAATACAAACA GAGAGGACCCACCAGGCAGCAGAGCTCTCTGACTGTGAGCAAAGTGGGAAAGTCTTGAAGAAACACTTCAACCTTAAGACACACCTGAGAACTCAAAATAGAGAGAACACTTTTGAGTGTAACCCGTATCACAATGGCTTCCTTACTCCGCAAAAGAAAAATTGCACTAGAGAGAAGCTTTCTGAGTTGAATCAGTGTGGTAAAACCTTGCGCCTGACTCCACATACTGCATATGAGAGAACCAGCCAGGCAGAGAAGTCTCTGGAATGCAGCGACTGTGGGAAGACGTTCATTAGTCATTCCCACTTTCAGGCGCACATGAGAACTCACAGTGGAGGAGGTCTCGATGAATGGAAGCCGATTATAAGAGCAGCCGTTTTCTCAGCAGGCCATCCTGAGCACGTGCAGACACACACTGCTCCAGAACCCCATGAATGTAAACAATGTGGGAAGTCTTACGCAGATTCCAAGTGCCTCAATAATCACATCATCCGACTTCACGCTGGAATAAAACCCTTTGAATGTAGCGAATGTAGGAAAGTCTTCGCTACATCCTCACGCCTTTATGTGCATTtgagaattcacactggagagaaaccctatcgatgtaaagaatgtgggaaaCACTTCCAGTGGCCCTCACTGCTTCGCAAACATGTTCGAATTCACAGTGGGGAGAAGCCCTataaatgtaaggaatgtgggaaagccgTCAGTCGTTCGTCAGTTCTTAACGAACATTtgagaattcacactggagagaagccatACAAATGCAAGGAATGTGGGAAACGTTTTGCTTGGCTCTCGGTCCTCCGTAAACATGTTCAAACTCACAGTGGTGAGAAGCCCTataaatgtaaggaatgtgggaaagctCTCAGTAGTTCCTCAATTCTTAACGAACATttgagaattcatactggagagaagccgtATAAATGTcaggaatgtgggaaagccttcactAATTCCTCACGACTTAGTGTACATTTGAgaactcacactggagagaaaccctatcaatgtaaggaatgtgggaaagcttTCGTTTGGCCCTCAGTCCTTAAAAAACATTTACGAACTCACAGTGGAGAGAAGCCCTATGAATGTGGTGAATGTGAGAAAGCCCTTGGTAGTTCCTCATATCTTCATGAACATTTGAgaactcacactggagagaaaccctttCAATGTGGCGAGTGTGGGGAAGCCTTTAGGACTTTCTCCTATTTTCATAGCCATTTGCGAAATCACTCTAGAGAGTAA